A genome region from Bradyrhizobium commune includes the following:
- a CDS encoding substrate-binding domain-containing protein, with translation MAVRQLPVSLALLCGLVAGVAASSAEERAIVLASTTSTQDSGLLRYLLPIFHDKTGIEVTVIARRADEVLDGARKGEADVVLMHARPQEEKFVADGFATKRFDVMYNDFVLVGPKSDPAGVKGKDIATALKTIEAKGAPFVSRGDRSGTHAAELALWIVAGIDIATAKGAWYRDIGQGMTAALDAARTANAYVLSDRGSWIAFRERGDLDIVVEGDKRLLNQYGVMLMNPEKLPSVKKEPGQAFVDWLISPEGQAAIAAYRVDGQQVFFPNAERKAD, from the coding sequence ATGGCCGTCCGCCAATTGCCTGTTTCACTTGCGCTTCTTTGCGGCCTTGTCGCGGGCGTTGCGGCGTCGTCCGCCGAGGAGCGCGCGATCGTCCTGGCCTCGACGACATCGACGCAGGATTCAGGCCTGCTCCGTTACCTGCTGCCGATCTTTCACGACAAGACCGGCATCGAGGTGACCGTGATCGCCCGCCGCGCCGACGAGGTGCTCGATGGGGCGCGGAAGGGCGAGGCCGATGTCGTGCTGATGCATGCGCGGCCGCAGGAGGAGAAGTTCGTCGCCGACGGTTTTGCCACAAAGCGCTTCGACGTCATGTACAACGACTTCGTGCTGGTCGGGCCGAAGAGCGATCCCGCCGGCGTGAAGGGCAAGGACATCGCGACCGCGCTGAAGACGATCGAGGCCAAGGGGGCACCGTTCGTGTCGCGCGGCGATCGCTCGGGAACTCATGCCGCGGAGCTCGCGCTCTGGATCGTCGCGGGTATCGACATCGCGACTGCCAAGGGCGCCTGGTATCGCGACATCGGGCAAGGCATGACCGCTGCGCTCGACGCCGCACGCACGGCGAACGCCTATGTGCTGTCCGACCGCGGCAGCTGGATCGCCTTCAGGGAACGCGGCGATCTCGACATCGTCGTCGAAGGCGACAAGCGGCTGCTCAACCAATACGGCGTGATGCTGATGAACCCGGAAAAGCTTCCGAGCGTGAAAAAGGAGCCAGGCCAAGCTTTTGTCGACTGGCTGATCTCGCCGGAGGGGCAGGCGGCGATCGCCGCCTACAGGGTCGACGGACAGCAGGTGTTCTTTCCGAATGCCGAGAGGAAGGCGGACTGA
- a CDS encoding FAD-dependent monooxygenase, which translates to MAKPLSVAIVGAGMGGLATAAALRRVGIDVMVYEQAAQFARIGAGIQIGCNAMKVLRALGLEQRMRSQSFYPRSWNNRDWNSGDIKFDMIFGESAEEKFGAPYLLAHRGDLHAALASAVPDERVRLGHKLIGLDETGDGIRLTFANGSSVVADAVVGADGVHSVVRDILFDTAPVRFTGRIAYRTTYPAALLGGEKIDDCTKWWGEDRHIVIYYVKPDRSEVYLVTSQPEPNFRIESWSAKGDVCDLRASFEGFHPQVGQVLAACPDVHKWAIMDRDALERWADGKVTLLGDACHPMTPYMAQGAAMAIEDAAVLSRCLEGVDRDGVANAFGRFEATRKVRTTRVQETSRANIWLRERTDTSWVYGYDAWEVPLAA; encoded by the coding sequence ATGGCAAAGCCGCTTTCGGTTGCGATCGTCGGTGCCGGTATGGGCGGGCTTGCGACCGCCGCGGCGCTTCGGCGCGTCGGCATCGATGTCATGGTCTATGAGCAAGCAGCCCAATTCGCCCGCATCGGCGCCGGCATCCAGATCGGCTGCAACGCGATGAAGGTGTTGCGCGCGCTGGGGCTGGAGCAACGCATGCGCAGCCAGTCGTTCTACCCGCGCTCGTGGAACAATCGCGACTGGAACAGCGGCGACATCAAGTTCGACATGATTTTCGGCGAGAGCGCTGAGGAGAAGTTCGGCGCGCCTTATCTGCTCGCCCATCGCGGCGATCTGCATGCGGCACTTGCGAGCGCGGTACCTGATGAGCGTGTGAGGCTTGGCCACAAGCTGATCGGTCTCGACGAGACCGGCGATGGCATCCGCCTGACTTTTGCAAATGGCTCGAGCGTCGTCGCTGACGCCGTGGTCGGCGCGGACGGCGTGCATTCGGTGGTGCGTGACATCCTGTTCGACACCGCGCCGGTCAGGTTCACCGGCCGCATCGCCTATCGCACCACTTATCCGGCGGCGCTGCTCGGCGGGGAGAAGATCGACGACTGCACGAAGTGGTGGGGCGAGGACCGCCACATCGTGATCTACTACGTCAAGCCCGACCGCAGCGAGGTCTATCTCGTCACCAGCCAGCCCGAGCCGAACTTCCGGATCGAGTCCTGGTCGGCGAAGGGCGACGTGTGCGATTTGCGCGCTTCGTTCGAGGGCTTTCATCCGCAGGTCGGCCAAGTGCTCGCGGCGTGCCCCGACGTGCACAAATGGGCGATCATGGATCGCGATGCGCTGGAACGCTGGGCGGACGGCAAGGTGACGCTGCTGGGCGATGCCTGTCATCCGATGACGCCCTACATGGCGCAAGGCGCGGCCATGGCGATTGAGGATGCCGCCGTGCTGTCGCGCTGCCTCGAAGGCGTCGACCGCGACGGCGTCGCCAACGCATTCGGCCGCTTCGAGGCGACGCGCAAGGTGCGGACCACGCGGGTGCAGGAGACCTCGCGCGCCAATATCTGGCTGAGAGAGCGGACCGATACCAGCTGGGTCTACGGCTACGACGCTTGGGAGGTGCCGCTCGCGGCCTGA
- the mobB gene encoding molybdopterin-guanine dinucleotide biosynthesis protein B produces the protein MKVIGLAGWSGAGKTTLLTRLIPHFNAQGLRVSVIKHAHHQFDVDVPGKDSWRHREAGAAEVLVASSNRWALMHELRGAAEPRLPDLLSKLSAVDLVVVEGFKREPHRKIEVHRAANDKPLLFPDDPGIVGIATDATVETRLPTVHLDDIPAAAALLLRAAMPVEEAVAKSAAMR, from the coding sequence ATGAAAGTCATCGGCCTTGCAGGCTGGAGCGGTGCGGGCAAGACCACGCTGTTGACGCGGCTGATCCCGCATTTCAACGCGCAGGGGCTGCGCGTCTCCGTCATCAAGCATGCGCATCACCAGTTCGATGTCGACGTGCCCGGCAAGGATTCCTGGCGCCATCGCGAGGCCGGTGCGGCCGAGGTGCTGGTGGCTTCGTCGAACCGCTGGGCCCTGATGCACGAATTGCGTGGCGCCGCGGAGCCGCGGCTGCCGGATCTTCTGAGCAAGCTGTCTGCCGTCGATCTCGTCGTCGTCGAAGGCTTCAAACGCGAGCCGCATCGCAAGATCGAGGTGCACCGCGCCGCGAACGACAAGCCGCTGCTGTTCCCCGATGATCCCGGAATTGTCGGGATTGCGACCGATGCGACGGTTGAAACCCGGCTGCCGACCGTCCATCTCGATGATATCCCGGCTGCTGCGGCATTGCTGCTGCGTGCGGCGATGCCGGTTGAGGAAGCGGTCGCGAAGAGCGCCGCAATGCGCTGA
- the mobA gene encoding molybdenum cofactor guanylyltransferase MobA, protein MKVVTTRIPATQGVLLAGGLARRMGGGDKPMRTIGGRTILERVIARLTPQCSGLILNANGDPARFAVFGLRVIADDVPGFPGPLAGILAALDWTAANRPEIEWVLSAAGDCPFLPRNLVARLHEALERESAQLAVAASGDQSHPVIGLWRVDLREQLRHALVVEDLRKIDRWTARYRLATVTWPTEPLDPFFNANTVEDIAEAERLAALDAAT, encoded by the coding sequence GTGAAGGTGGTGACGACTAGGATTCCGGCAACGCAAGGCGTGCTGCTCGCCGGTGGTCTCGCGCGGCGCATGGGCGGCGGTGACAAGCCGATGCGCACGATCGGCGGCCGCACCATCCTGGAGCGCGTGATCGCGCGTCTGACGCCCCAATGCAGCGGCCTGATCCTCAATGCCAACGGAGATCCCGCGCGTTTCGCCGTGTTCGGCTTGCGGGTCATTGCCGACGACGTGCCCGGCTTTCCCGGCCCGCTCGCCGGCATCCTCGCCGCGCTCGACTGGACGGCGGCGAACCGGCCCGAGATCGAATGGGTCCTTAGCGCCGCCGGTGACTGCCCGTTCCTGCCGCGCAATCTCGTCGCGCGCCTGCACGAGGCACTTGAGCGAGAGAGCGCGCAGCTCGCGGTCGCCGCATCAGGCGACCAGTCGCATCCGGTGATCGGTCTGTGGCGCGTTGATTTGCGCGAACAGCTGCGTCACGCGCTGGTGGTCGAGGACCTTCGCAAGATCGACCGCTGGACCGCCCGCTATCGGCTGGCGACAGTGACTTGGCCGACCGAGCCGCTCGACCCGTTCTTCAACGCCAACACGGTCGAGGACATCGCGGAAGCCGAGCGGCTGGCGGCGCTGGATGCCGCGACCTAG
- the fdhD gene encoding formate dehydrogenase accessory sulfurtransferase FdhD, whose product MMKIDKAPVPLIVPNPDDPRLTESVTGTDQTGARVEIKVPMERPLTLYLNSQEIVTMMTIGDYPEYLALGYLLNQNMLKYNDVVTEVEYDDDLQVVVVRTSHHTNFEAKLKKRTQTSGCAQGTAFGDLLEAVESVALPKAELRTSWLYQMTQTINTMPSLYLEAGAIHGCVLCQEGTPLCYTEDVGRHNAVDKIAGWMYRHGVDASDKILYTTGRLTSEMVIKTVRMGIPILVSRSGFTAWGVDLARQVGLTLVGRTRGKRFIALAGEERIVYDQNLEYVEEESAKHKRKGEGGDD is encoded by the coding sequence ATGATGAAGATCGACAAAGCCCCGGTGCCCCTGATCGTCCCAAACCCGGACGACCCACGCCTGACGGAGAGCGTGACCGGGACCGACCAGACCGGCGCCAGGGTCGAGATCAAGGTGCCGATGGAGCGGCCGCTGACGCTCTATTTGAATTCGCAGGAGATCGTCACCATGATGACGATCGGCGACTATCCGGAATATCTGGCGCTGGGCTATCTGCTCAACCAGAACATGCTGAAGTATAATGACGTCGTCACCGAGGTCGAATATGACGACGACCTCCAGGTGGTCGTGGTGCGCACCTCACATCACACCAATTTCGAGGCCAAGCTGAAGAAGCGCACGCAGACCTCGGGCTGCGCGCAAGGCACCGCCTTCGGTGATCTGCTCGAGGCCGTCGAGAGCGTCGCGCTGCCGAAGGCCGAGCTGCGCACCTCCTGGCTGTACCAGATGACGCAGACCATCAACACCATGCCCTCGCTCTATCTCGAAGCCGGCGCGATCCATGGCTGTGTGCTGTGCCAGGAAGGCACTCCGCTCTGCTACACCGAGGATGTCGGCCGCCACAACGCCGTCGACAAGATCGCGGGCTGGATGTACCGCCACGGCGTCGACGCCTCTGACAAGATTCTCTACACCACGGGACGCCTCACCTCCGAGATGGTGATCAAGACCGTTCGGATGGGCATTCCGATCCTGGTGTCGCGCTCCGGCTTCACCGCCTGGGGCGTCGATCTCGCCCGGCAAGTCGGGCTGACGCTGGTCGGTCGCACCCGTGGCAAGCGCTTCATCGCGCTCGCGGGCGAGGAGCGCATCGTCTACGACCAGAACCTCGAATACGTCGAGGAGGAATCGGCGAAACACAAGCGCAAGGGTGAAGGTGGTGACGACTAG